A DNA window from Streptococcus parapneumoniae contains the following coding sequences:
- a CDS encoding multidrug efflux MFS transporter, which translates to MTEINWKDNLRIAWFGNFLTGASISLVVPFMPIFVENLGVGSEQVAFYAGLAISVSAISAALFSPIWGILADKYGRKPMMIRAGLAMTITMGGLAFVPNIYWLIFLRLLNGVFAGFVPNATALIASQVPKEKSGSALGTLSTGVVAGTLTGPFIGGFIAELFGIRTVFLLVGSFLFLAAVLTICFIKEDFQPVAKEKVIPTKELFTSVKYPYLLVNLFLTSFVIQFSAQSIGPILALYVRDLGQTENLLFVSGLIVSSMGFSSMMSAGVMGKLGDKVGNHRLLVVAQFYSVIIYLLCANASSPLQLGLYRFLFGLGTGALIPGVNALLSKMTPKAGISRVFAFNQVFFYLGGVVGPMAGSAVAGQFGYHAVFYATSLCVAFSCLFNLIQFRTLLKVKEI; encoded by the coding sequence ATGACAGAGATTAACTGGAAGGATAATCTGCGCATTGCCTGGTTTGGTAATTTTCTGACAGGAGCCAGTATTTCTTTGGTTGTACCTTTTATGCCCATCTTTGTGGAAAATCTAGGTGTAGGGAGTGAGCAAGTCGCTTTTTATGCAGGCTTAGCTATTTCTGTCTCTGCTATTTCCGCAGCGCTCTTTTCTCCTATCTGGGGCATCCTTGCTGACAAATACGGTCGAAAGCCCATGATGATTCGAGCTGGGCTTGCCATGACCATTACTATGGGAGGCTTAGCCTTTGTACCAAATATCTATTGGTTAATCTTTCTTCGTTTACTGAATGGTGTATTTGCGGGTTTTGTTCCCAATGCAACAGCCCTGATAGCCAGTCAGGTTCCCAAGGAGAAATCAGGCTCTGCCTTAGGTACTTTGTCTACAGGCGTAGTTGCAGGTACTCTAACGGGTCCCTTTATCGGTGGCTTTATTGCAGAATTATTTGGCATTCGTACTGTCTTTTTACTGGTTGGTAGCTTTCTATTTTTAGCTGCTGTTTTGACTATTTGCTTTATCAAGGAAGATTTTCAACCAGTAGCCAAGGAAAAGGTCATCCCAACCAAGGAATTATTTACATCAGTTAAATATCCCTATCTTTTGGTCAACCTCTTTCTGACCAGTTTTGTCATCCAATTTTCAGCTCAATCGATTGGCCCTATTTTGGCTCTTTATGTACGCGACTTAGGGCAGACAGAGAATCTTCTTTTTGTCTCTGGTTTGATTGTATCCAGTATGGGCTTTTCCAGTATGATGAGTGCAGGAGTCATGGGCAAGCTAGGTGATAAAGTGGGTAATCATCGCCTCTTAGTTGTAGCCCAGTTTTATTCAGTCATCATCTATCTCCTCTGTGCTAATGCCTCTAGCCCCCTTCAACTAGGACTCTATCGTTTCCTCTTTGGCTTGGGAACCGGTGCCTTGATTCCTGGAGTTAATGCCCTTCTCAGTAAGATGACACCCAAAGCCGGTATTTCGAGGGTCTTTGCCTTTAATCAGGTATTCTTTTATCTGGGAGGTGTCGTTGGGCCTATGGCAGGTTCTGCAGTAGCAGGTCAATTTGGCTACCATGCTGTCTTTTATGCGACAAGCCTTTGTGTTGCCTTTAGTTGTCTCTTTAACCTGATTCAATTTCGAACATTATTAAAAGTAAAGGAAATCTAG
- the coaE gene encoding dephospho-CoA kinase (Dephospho-CoA kinase (CoaE) performs the final step in coenzyme A biosynthesis.), with amino-acid sequence MGKIIGITGGIASGKSTVTNFIRKQGFQVVDADAVVHQLQKPGGRLFEALVQHFGQKIILENGELNRPLLASLIFSNPEEREWSKQIQGEIIREELATLRDQLAQTEEIFFMDIPLLFEQDYVSWFDETWLVYVDRDVQVERLMKRDHLSKDEAESRLAAQWPLEKKKDLASHILDNNGNQNLLLNQVHILLEGGRQDDRD; translated from the coding sequence ATGGGAAAAATCATCGGAATCACTGGGGGAATTGCCTCTGGTAAGTCAACTGTGACAAATTTTATAAGAAAGCAAGGATTTCAAGTAGTGGATGCCGACGCAGTCGTCCACCAACTACAGAAACCTGGTGGTCGTCTGTTTGAAGCTCTAGTCCAGCACTTTGGTCAAAAAATTATCTTAGAAAATGGAGAACTCAATCGCCCTCTCCTAGCTAGTCTCATCTTTTCAAATCCTGAAGAACGAGAATGGTCTAAGCAAATTCAAGGGGAGATTATCCGTGAGGAACTGGCTACTTTGAGAGACCAGTTGGCTCAGACAGAAGAGATTTTCTTCATGGATATTCCCCTACTTTTTGAGCAGGACTACGTCTCTTGGTTTGATGAGACTTGGTTGGTCTATGTGGACCGAGATGTCCAAGTAGAACGTCTAATGAAAAGGGACCACTTGTCCAAAGATGAAGCTGAGTCTCGTCTGGCAGCCCAGTGGCCTTTAGAAAAAAAGAAAGATTTGGCCAGCCATATTCTTGATAATAATGGCAATCAGAACCTGCTTCTTAATCAAGTGCATATCCTTCTTGAGGGAGGTAGGCAAGATGACAGAGATTAA
- the mutM gene encoding DNA-formamidopyrimidine glycosylase — translation MPELPEVETVRRGLEKLILGKKISSVEIRYTKMIKTDLDEFRKEVPGQIVESMGRRGKYLLFYLTDKVLISHLRMEGKYFYYPDQVPERKHAHIFFQFEDGGTLVYEDVRKFGTMELLAPDLLEAYFFSKKLGPEPSEQDFDLQVFQVALANSKKPIKPHLLDQTLVAGLGNIYVDEVLWRAQIHPARPSQTLTAEEATAIHDQTIAVLGQAVEKGGSTIRTYTNAFGEDGTMQDFHQVYDKAGQECSRCATIIEKIQLGGRGTHFCPNCQRRD, via the coding sequence ATGCCTGAATTACCTGAGGTTGAAACCGTTCGTCGTGGCTTAGAAAAATTGATTTTGGGTAAGAAGATTTCGAGTGTAGAAATTCGCTATACCAAGATGATTAAGACGGATTTGGACGAGTTTCGAAAGGAAGTGCCTGGTCAGATTGTTGAGTCAATGGGACGTCGTGGCAAATATTTGCTGTTTTACCTGACAGACAAGGTCTTGATTTCCCATTTGCGGATGGAGGGCAAGTATTTTTACTATCCAGATCAGGTTCCTGAACGCAAGCATGCCCATATTTTCTTTCAGTTTGAGGACGGTGGCACGCTTGTTTATGAGGATGTACGCAAGTTTGGTACTATGGAACTCTTGGCTCCTGACCTTTTGGAAGCCTACTTTTTTTCTAAAAAACTAGGACCAGAACCAAGCGAACAAGACTTTGATTTGCAGGTCTTTCAAGTAGCTCTAGCTAACTCTAAAAAGCCTATCAAACCCCATCTTTTAGACCAGACTTTGGTAGCTGGACTTGGCAATATCTATGTGGATGAGGTTCTCTGGCGAGCTCAGATTCATCCAGCTAGACCTTCCCAGACTTTGACAGCAGAAGAAGCGACTGCCATTCATGACCAGACCATTGCTGTTTTGGGCCAGGCTGTTGAAAAAGGTGGTTCCACCATTCGGACCTATACCAATGCCTTTGGGGAAGATGGAACCATGCAGGATTTTCATCAGGTCTATGATAAGGCTGGTCAAGAATGTTCACGTTGTGCCACCATCATTGAGAAAATCCAACTAGGCGGACGAGGCACCCACTTTTGTCCAAACTGTCAAAGGAGGGACTGA
- the era gene encoding GTPase Era, protein MTFKSGFVAILGRPNVGKSTFLNHVMGQKIAIMSDKAQTTRNKIMGIYTTDKEQIVFIDTPGIHKPKTALGDFMVESAYSTLREVDTVLFMVPADEARGKGDDMIIERLKAAKVPVILVVNKIDKVHPDQLLSQIDDFRNQMDFKEIVPISALQGNNVSRLVDILSENLDEGFQYFPSDQITDHPERFLVSEMVREKVLHLTREEIPHSVAVVVDSMKRDEETDKVHIRATIMVERDSQKGIIIGKGGAMLKKIGSMARRDIELMLGDKVFLETWVKVKKNWRDKKLDLADFGYNEKEY, encoded by the coding sequence ATGACTTTTAAATCAGGCTTTGTAGCCATTTTAGGACGTCCCAATGTTGGGAAGTCAACCTTTTTAAATCACGTTATGGGGCAAAAGATTGCCATCATGAGTGACAAGGCGCAGACAACGCGCAATAAAATCATGGGAATTTACACGACTGATAAGGAGCAAATTGTCTTTATCGACACACCAGGGATTCACAAACCTAAAACAGCTCTCGGAGATTTCATGGTTGAGTCTGCCTACAGTACCCTTCGCGAAGTGGACACCGTTCTTTTCATGGTGCCTGCTGATGAAGCGCGTGGTAAGGGAGATGACATGATTATTGAGCGTCTCAAGGCTGCCAAGGTTCCTGTGATTTTGGTTGTGAACAAGATTGATAAGGTCCATCCAGACCAGCTTTTGTCTCAGATTGATGATTTTCGTAATCAGATGGACTTTAAGGAAATCGTTCCAATCTCAGCTCTTCAAGGGAATAACGTCTCTCGTCTAGTGGATATTTTGAGTGAAAATCTGGACGAAGGATTCCAGTATTTCCCGTCTGATCAAATCACAGACCATCCAGAGCGTTTCTTAGTTTCAGAAATGGTTCGCGAGAAAGTCTTGCACCTAACTCGTGAAGAGATTCCTCATTCTGTCGCAGTAGTTGTGGATTCTATGAAACGAGACGAAGAGACAGACAAGGTTCACATCCGTGCAACAATTATGGTCGAGCGTGATAGTCAAAAAGGGATTATCATCGGTAAAGGTGGTGCTATGCTTAAGAAAATTGGTAGCATGGCCCGTCGTGATATCGAACTTATGCTAGGAGATAAGGTCTTCCTAGAAACATGGGTCAAGGTCAAGAAAAATTGGCGTGATAAAAAGCTAGATTTGGCTGACTTTGGCTATAATGAAAAAGAATACTAA
- a CDS encoding diacylglycerol kinase family protein, which produces MDSQDNKRKWKNRDLISSLEFALTGIFTAIKEERNMRKHAVTALVVILAGFVFQVSRIEWLFLLLSIFLVVAFEIINSAIENVVDLASHYHFSMLAKNAKDMAAGAVLVVSLFAALTGALIFLPRIWDLIF; this is translated from the coding sequence ATGGACTCACAAGACAATAAAAGAAAATGGAAAAATCGTGACCTGATATCCAGTTTAGAATTTGCTCTCACAGGAATTTTTACTGCCATCAAGGAAGAACGAAATATGCGAAAACATGCCGTGACGGCTTTAGTAGTCATCCTTGCAGGTTTTGTTTTTCAGGTGTCACGAATCGAATGGCTCTTTCTCCTATTGAGCATTTTCTTGGTAGTAGCTTTTGAAATTATCAATTCTGCTATTGAAAATGTGGTGGATTTGGCCAGCCACTATCACTTTTCCATGCTGGCTAAAAATGCCAAGGATATGGCGGCTGGCGCGGTATTAGTGGTCTCTCTTTTCGCAGCCTTAACAGGCGCATTGATTTTTCTCCCACGAATCTGGGACTTAATATTTTAA
- the ybeY gene encoding rRNA maturation RNase YbeY — protein MYIEMVDETGQVSKEMLQQTQEILEFAAQKLGKEDKEMAVTFVTNERSHELNLEYRDTDRPTDVISLEYKPELEIAFDEEDLLENPELAEMMSEFDAYIGELFISIDKAHEQAEEYGHSFEREMGFLAVHGFLHINGYDHYTPEEEAEMFGLQEEILTAYGLTRQ, from the coding sequence ATGTATATTGAAATGGTAGATGAAACTGGTCAAGTTTCAAAAGAAATGTTGCAACAAACCCAAGAAATTTTGGAATTTGCAGCCCAAAAATTAGGAAAAGAAGACAAGGAAATGGCAGTCACTTTTGTGACCAACGAGCGTAGCCATGAACTCAATCTGGAGTACCGTGACACAGACCGTCCGACAGATGTTATCAGCCTTGAATATAAGCCAGAGTTGGAAATTGCCTTTGACGAAGAGGATTTACTTGAAAATCCAGAATTGGCAGAGATGATGTCTGAGTTTGATGCCTATATTGGGGAACTATTCATCTCTATCGATAAGGCTCATGAGCAGGCCGAGGAATATGGCCATAGCTTTGAGCGTGAGATGGGCTTCTTGGCAGTACACGGCTTTTTACATATCAACGGCTATGATCACTACACTCCGGAAGAAGAAGCGGAGATGTTCGGTTTACAAGAAGAAATTTTGACAGCCTATGGACTCACAAGACAATAA
- the pavA gene encoding Rqc2 family fibronectin-binding protein PavA, with product MSFDGFFLHHMVEELRRELVNGRIQKINQPFEQELVLQIRSNRQSHRLLLSAHPVFGRIQLTQTTFENPAQPSTFIMVLRKYLQGALIESIEQVENDRIVEMTVSNKNEIGDHIQATLIIEIMGKHSNILLVDKSSHKILEVIKHVGFSQNSYRTLLPGSTYIAPPSTESLNPFTIKDEKLFEILQTQETTAKNLQILFQGLGRDTANELERILVSEKLSAFRNFFNQETKPCLTETSFSPVPFANQMGEPFTSLSDLLDTYYKDKAERDRVKQQASELIRRVENELQKNRHKLKKQEKELLATDNAEEFRQKGELLTTFLHQVPNDQDQVILDNYYTNQPITIVLDKALTPNQNAQRYFKRYQKLKEAVKYLTDLIEETKATILYLESVETVLNQAGLEEIAEIREELIQTGFIRRRQREKIQKRKKPEQYLASDGKTIIYVGRNNLQNEELTFKMARKEELWFHAKDIPGSHVVISGNLDPSDEVKTDAAELAAYFSQGRLSNLVQVDMIEVKKLNKPTGGKPGFVTYTGQKTLRVTPDPEKIASMKKS from the coding sequence ATGTCATTTGACGGATTTTTTTTACACCACATGGTTGAGGAATTGCGAAGAGAGTTAGTGAATGGTCGCATTCAGAAAATCAATCAGCCTTTTGAACAAGAATTAGTCTTGCAAATCCGTAGCAATCGCCAAAGTCATCGCCTGCTCCTTTCTGCCCATCCAGTTTTTGGACGCATTCAGCTGACCCAAACAACTTTTGAAAACCCAGCCCAGCCTTCTACCTTTATCATGGTTTTGAGAAAATATTTGCAGGGTGCCCTGATTGAGTCGATCGAGCAAGTGGAAAATGACCGTATTGTGGAAATGACAGTTTCCAATAAAAACGAGATTGGAGACCATATACAGGCTACCTTGATTATCGAAATTATGGGGAAACACAGTAATATTCTACTGGTTGATAAAAGCAGCCACAAAATCCTCGAAGTCATTAAACACGTCGGTTTTTCACAAAATAGCTACCGCACCTTGCTGCCTGGGTCTACCTATATCGCTCCGCCAAGCACGGAATCTCTCAATCCTTTTACGATCAAGGATGAAAAGCTCTTTGAAATCCTACAAACACAGGAAACGACAGCTAAAAACCTTCAAATCCTCTTTCAAGGTCTGGGACGCGATACGGCAAATGAATTGGAAAGGATACTGGTTAGTGAAAAACTTTCCGCTTTCCGAAACTTTTTCAATCAGGAAACCAAACCATGCTTGACTGAGACTTCCTTCAGCCCAGTTCCTTTTGCAAATCAGATGGGAGAACCATTTACCAGTCTTTCTGATTTGTTGGACACCTACTACAAGGATAAGGCTGAGCGCGACCGTGTCAAACAGCAAGCCAGTGAACTCATTCGCCGTGTTGAAAATGAACTTCAAAAAAATCGTCATAAGCTTAAAAAACAAGAAAAAGAGTTACTAGCGACAGACAACGCTGAAGAATTTCGCCAAAAAGGGGAATTGCTGACAACCTTCCTCCATCAAGTGCCTAACGACCAAGACCAGGTTATCCTGGACAACTACTACACCAACCAACCTATCACGATTGTGCTGGATAAGGCTCTGACTCCCAACCAGAATGCCCAACGCTATTTCAAACGCTACCAGAAACTCAAAGAAGCTGTCAAATACTTGACTGACCTGATTGAGGAAACCAAGGCAACCATTCTCTATCTGGAAAGTGTAGAAACCGTCCTCAACCAAGCTGGGCTGGAAGAAATCGCTGAAATCCGTGAAGAATTGATTCAAACTGGTTTTATCCGCAGAAGACAACGGGAGAAAATCCAGAAACGCAAAAAACCAGAACAGTATCTGGCCAGCGATGGCAAGACCATCATCTATGTCGGACGCAACAACCTACAAAATGAGGAGCTTACCTTTAAAATGGCCCGCAAGGAGGAACTTTGGTTCCATGCCAAGGACATCCCTGGAAGCCATGTTGTCATCTCAGGAAATCTTGACCCATCCGATGAAGTCAAGACAGACGCGGCAGAACTAGCCGCCTACTTCTCTCAAGGGCGCCTGTCAAATCTGGTTCAGGTGGATATGATTGAAGTCAAGAAACTCAACAAACCAACTGGTGGAAAACCCGGCTTTGTCACTTACACAGGACAAAAGACCCTCCGTGTCACACCAGACCCCGAAAAAATCGCATCTATGAAAAAATCCTGA
- a CDS encoding glucosaminidase domain-containing protein, with protein MNFREFWYNKINKNRGRRLMKKVRFIFLALLFFLASPEGVMASDGTWQGKQYLKADGSQATNEWVFDAHYQSWFYLKSDANYAENEWLKQGDDYFYLKSGGYMAKSEWVEDKGAFYYLDQNGKMKRNAWLGASYVGATGAKVIEDWVFDSQYDSWFYIKADGQHAEKEWLKIKGKDYYFKSGGYLLTSQWIGQAYVNASGAKVQQGWLFDKQYQSWFYIKETGNHAEKEWIFENGHYYYLKSGGYMAVNEWIWDKESWFYLKSDGKMADKEWLYDAKSQAWYYFKSGGYMAKNETIDGHQLGSDGKWLGEKATNENAAYYQVVPVTANIYNADGEKLSYISQGSVVWLDKDRKSDDKRLAITVSGLSGYMKTEDLQALDASKDFIPYYESDGHRFYHYVAQNASIPVASHLSDMEVGKKYYSADGLHFDGFKLENPFLFKDLTEATNYSAEDLDKVFSLLNIDNSLLENKGATFKEAEEHYHINALYLLAHSALESDWGRSKIAKDKNNFFGITAYDTTPYLSAKTFDDVDKGILGATKWIKENYIDRGRTFLGNKASGMNVEYASDPYWGEKIASVMMKINEKLGGKD; from the coding sequence ATGAATTTCAGAGAATTTTGGTACAATAAAATAAATAAGAACAGAGGAAGAAGGTTAATGAAGAAAGTAAGATTTATTTTTTTAGCTCTGCTATTTTTCTTAGCTAGTCCAGAGGGTGTAATGGCCAGTGATGGTACTTGGCAAGGAAAACAATACCTGAAAGCGGATGGTAGTCAAGCAACTAATGAGTGGGTTTTTGATGCTCATTATCAATCTTGGTTTTATTTAAAATCAGATGCCAACTATGCTGAAAATGAATGGCTGAAACAAGGTGATGATTATTTTTACCTAAAATCTGGTGGCTATATGGCCAAGTCAGAATGGGTAGAAGACAAGGGAGCCTTCTATTATCTTGACCAAAATGGAAAGATGAAAAGAAATGCTTGGCTAGGAGCTTCCTATGTCGGTGCAACAGGTGCCAAGGTAATAGAAGACTGGGTATTTGATTCTCAATATGACTCTTGGTTTTATATCAAAGCAGATGGACAACACGCAGAGAAAGAATGGCTTAAAATTAAAGGGAAGGACTATTATTTTAAATCTGGTGGTTATTTACTGACAAGTCAGTGGATTGGCCAGGCTTATGTGAATGCCAGTGGCGCCAAAGTACAGCAAGGTTGGCTTTTTGACAAACAATACCAATCTTGGTTTTACATCAAAGAAACTGGAAATCATGCTGAGAAAGAATGGATTTTCGAAAATGGTCACTATTATTATCTAAAATCCGGTGGCTATATGGCAGTCAATGAATGGATTTGGGATAAAGAGTCATGGTTTTACCTCAAATCTGATGGCAAAATGGCTGATAAAGAATGGTTATACGATGCTAAAAGTCAAGCCTGGTACTACTTCAAATCCGGCGGCTATATGGCAAAAAACGAGACTATTGATGGTCATCAGCTTGGAAGCGATGGTAAATGGCTTGGAGAAAAAGCTACAAATGAAAATGCTGCTTATTATCAAGTAGTGCCTGTCACAGCCAATATTTATAATGCAGATGGTGAAAAGCTATCCTATATATCACAAGGCAGTGTCGTCTGGCTAGACAAGGACAGAAAGAGTGATGATAAGCGCCTGGCTATTACTGTCTCTGGTTTGTCAGGCTATATGAAAACAGAAGATTTACAAGCACTAGATGCTAGTAAGGATTTTATCCCTTATTATGAGAGTGATGGACATCGTTTTTATCACTATGTGGCTCAGAATGCTAGTATCCCAGTAGCTTCTCATCTTTCTGATATGGAAGTAGGCAAGAAATATTATTCGGCAGATGGGTTGCATTTTGATGGTTTTAAGCTTGAAAATCCCTTCCTTTTCAAAGATTTGACAGAGGCTACAAACTACAGTGCTGAAGATTTGGATAAGGTATTTAGTCTGTTAAATATTGACAATAGTCTCTTGGAAAATAAGGGAGCTACCTTTAAGGAAGCCGAAGAACATTACCATATCAATGCCCTCTATCTTCTTGCTCATAGTGCTTTAGAAAGTGATTGGGGACGAAGTAAGATTGCCAAAGATAAGAATAATTTCTTTGGAATTACAGCCTATGATACGACCCCTTACCTTTCTGCCAAGACATTTGATGATGTGGATAAGGGAATTTTAGGTGCAACCAAGTGGATTAAGGAAAATTATATCGATAGGGGCAGAACTTTCCTTGGAAACAAGGCATCGGGTATGAATGTGGAATATGCCTCAGACCCTTATTGGGGCGAGAAAATTGCTAGTGTGATGATGAAAATCAATGAGAAACTAGGTGGCAAAGATTAG
- a CDS encoding dihydroorotate dehydrogenase, protein MALFSVLEQLYCKEKIMTRNRLQVSLPGLDLKNPIIPASGCFGFGQEYAKYYDLDLLGSIMIKATTLEPRFGNPTPRVAETPAGMLNAIGLQNPGLEVVLAEKLPWLEREYPNLPIIANVAGFSKQEYAAVSHGISKAANVKAIELNISCPNVDHCNHGLLIGQDPDLAYDVVKAAVEASDVPVYVKLTPSVTDIVTVAKAAEDAGASGLTMINTLVGMRFDLKTRKPILANGTGGMSGPAVFPVALKLIRQVAQTTDLPIIGMGGVDSAEAALEMYLAGASAIGVGTANFTNPYACPDIIENLPKVMDKYAISSLEDLRKEVKESLK, encoded by the coding sequence ATGGCCCTGTTTTCCGTACTGGAACAGTTGTATTGTAAGGAGAAAATCATGACTAGAAATCGTTTACAAGTTTCTCTACCAGGCTTGGATTTGAAAAATCCTATTATACCAGCATCAGGCTGTTTTGGTTTTGGCCAAGAGTATGCCAAGTACTATGATTTAGACCTTTTGGGCTCCATTATGATTAAGGCAACGACCCTTGAACCTCGTTTTGGCAATCCTACTCCAAGGGTGGCAGAAACGCCTGCTGGTATGCTCAATGCAATCGGTTTGCAAAATCCTGGTTTGGAAGTTGTTTTGGCTGAAAAGTTACCTTGGCTAGAAAGAGAGTATCCAAATCTTCCTATTATCGCCAATGTAGCTGGTTTTTCAAAACAAGAGTATGCGGCTGTTTCTCATGGTATTTCCAAGGCAGCTAATGTGAAAGCTATTGAGCTCAATATTTCTTGCCCTAACGTAGATCACTGTAATCACGGACTTTTGATTGGTCAAGATCCAGATCTGGCATATGATGTGGTGAAAGCAGCTGTGGAGGCGTCAGATGTGCCAGTTTATGTCAAACTAACCCCTAGTGTGACGGATATTGTCACCGTCGCAAAGGCAGCAGAAGATGCAGGGGCAAGTGGCTTAACCATGATTAATACTCTTGTTGGTATGCGCTTTGACCTCAAAACAAGAAAACCAATCTTGGCCAATGGAACAGGTGGCATGTCTGGTCCAGCAGTCTTTCCAGTAGCCCTCAAACTCATCCGTCAGGTAGCTCAAACAACAGACCTACCCATCATTGGAATGGGGGGAGTAGATTCGGCTGAAGCTGCCCTAGAAATGTATCTAGCTGGAGCCTCTGCCATCGGAGTTGGAACAGCTAACTTTACCAATCCATATGCCTGTCCTGATATTATTGAAAATCTGCCAAAAGTCATGGACAAATACGCTATTAGCAGTCTAGAAGATCTACGCAAGGAAGTAAAAGAATCTCTGAAGTAA
- a CDS encoding dihydroorotate dehydrogenase electron transfer subunit: MNPTCKKRLGAIRLETMKVVAQEEIAPAIFELVLEGEMVEAMRAGQFLHLRVPDDAHLLRRPISISSIDKVNKQCHLIYRIEGAGTAIFSALSQGDTLDVMGPQGNGFDLSDLDEQSQVLLVGGGIGVPPLLEVAKELYGRGVKVVTVLGFANKDAVILEKELAQYGQVFVTTDDGSYGTKGNVSVVINDLDTHFDAVYSCGAPGMMKFINQTFYDHPRAYLSLESRMACGMGACYACVLKVPDSETVSQRVCEDGPVFRTGTVVL; encoded by the coding sequence ATGAATCCCACATGTAAGAAACGTTTGGGTGCTATTCGCTTGGAAACCATGAAGGTGGTTGCACAGGAGGAAATTGCGCCAGCAATCTTTGAATTAGTCCTAGAAGGAGAAATGGTTGAAGCCATGCGAGCAGGCCAATTTCTTCATCTGCGTGTTCCCGATGATGCTCATCTCTTGCGCCGCCCTATTTCAATTTCATCTATTGACAAGGTAAACAAGCAGTGTCATCTCATTTATCGGATTGAAGGAGCTGGGACCGCTATTTTCTCAGCATTAAGTCAGGGAGATACTCTTGATGTGATGGGTCCTCAGGGGAATGGTTTTGATTTGTCTGACCTAGATGAGCAGAGCCAGGTTCTCCTTGTTGGAGGGGGGATTGGTGTTCCTCCCTTGCTTGAAGTGGCCAAGGAATTGTATGGACGTGGAGTGAAAGTAGTGACAGTTCTCGGTTTTGCCAACAAGGATGCTGTTATTCTCGAAAAGGAATTAGCCCAATATGGTCAGGTTTTTGTAACGACAGATGATGGTTCTTATGGCACTAAAGGAAATGTTTCAGTTGTCATTAATGATTTAGATACTCATTTTGACGCCGTCTATTCGTGTGGGGCGCCTGGAATGATGAAGTTTATCAATCAAACCTTTTATGACCATCCAAGAGCCTATCTATCTCTGGAATCTCGTATGGCTTGTGGGATGGGGGCTTGCTATGCCTGCGTCCTAAAAGTCCCAGATAGTGAAACCGTCAGCCAACGTGTCTGTGAAGATGGCCCTGTTTTCCGTACTGGAACAGTTGTATTGTAA